TGCCACCAAAGGCCTCGCGGTACACGCAAAATAAATCAAGAAGGTCCATCCCTTTTGATACCACAAAAGGATTGGTGAGAATCTCAGATCCCTCATCTTTTGTTTGGGATCATGTACAAATGTTTTGTAAGATAAGTAGAAAAGAACATCAAAACAGATATAAAGCCTAGAGAAAAGTAGAAACATGATTCCAAAAATTATGGTGGGTTGCTGCTCTCACCTGTAGCCGCTGCTCTATTTTATTCATACTTTGTTAGATCTGTATTAAAGAATTCAATTATACATCTGATGTTGCTTATGTTCTTGATTGAATTACTTGAGGAAGTAGCTGTAATTTTTTTTATTCTTCCCTAGCTCGTAATGGCTTTCAAATGTTTTTTTTCTATCATTTCAACAGGATTCTCTAATGTATGGTATTAGCATGATGAGAGAGCGAAGCACTTCAAACAAAATGGGTAGTCTTGTGGATGAGTCAAGCTATGTAAGGAGGGCAAACTGTTATAACTCCAATGATAATCTTTATCGTGGGGATGAGGACATGTTCTGTAATCCTCAAGCTCCAAAAGGTTGGCAAGGTAAGTTCTGCTGCGTCATCTTATTACCGAGTATGGCCACTCAAATGTTGTGGCCTAAGAAAATATCACATTCTATTTTTCTACTGTGGACAGCAAATTGTAGTAGAAGATATGACAGTCTACCTGATGTAAATTCTGATAAACTGTGGAACATAGAATCATTCAATTCAGACGATCATTTTCCTACTCCAAGAGCGGAACATTTTGATACAGTCGACTATGGTTTTAAAGAAAGATACTCTCCAGAGCGAAGGTTATTTCTCCACTTATATCAAGATACGACTAATAACTTCTAAGGGGCTATGAATAATTTATTTTATTGCTGCAGAAATTCAACAAGAACTAGCATACGATTTGAGACTTCAGGTCAGAATTATCTGTGTTAGTGTTTTCCTTATTTCAATGCACCAGACAGAGTTCCATATTACTGTTCCTGTACTTCCCCAATTGATCTCTAACTACTGGATTGTGAATGTGTATTATTTCATACAATAATATTGAAGTATCATGGttttatttcatatttttcctGTACTGGTAGCGAGCATTGTAAATCTGAATCTGCTGTTCTATAGTTTGGCGAGTTGTTGAATGTTGTTTTATTACAGCTTGCTTTACCTTTTGTTAATTCAGCAGCCACCTAGTAGCATGTTTAAAGTACAGTTGAGAAACATTGGCCTGCCTAATCTGGATATGCTTTGTTTTCCTAGCTCCTATTTTTTTTACCATTGGCCTGCCTAGCAGGACACTTGCAGTTTCCATAGCACTGTGACTAATTAGTGCATTCTTTTTTTTTTTAAATCTGAGCCTTTTGTGTTTCTTAATTGCGTCAGGGCATGACCTCTTTTCTGATCAGTCATTACTGGATGATGACAATGATATGTTACAGTTTGACTGGGAAAGGTAACAACAACAAATCCTCTTGGAATTTATATTTACACATCAATTTGATCTTGTTAAAATTCTGGCCAGGCAACCATCGTCTAAGAAAATACACAGCACAAACATCACTTTCGGCCCTTCTGCTTGGTCTTCTGACATGGTAGATGATGATTCAGAGAAAAGGAAGAGCCCATTGAGGTAATTAGCAAATTAACCTTGGCTGTCATGTTTGACTGGGTTCAGTTTTTCTTAATGCTCGTATCCTGTGCCATGCAAATCATGGGGCATTGCCCTTGCTGACCCTTTCAAATTATTCTCTGCAGTGAAGAATCAAGCTCATGTGCTGCAGGTTAGTGATATTTGCTATCTGATTCTGTTTTTTCTCCAGCAAAGACTCTTGACATTGATGATTGATGAGTTGTACAGAGTATAATGTTATGCATGTGCACTTAAACTAAGTTGTCTTCCTCTTTTTGGTTCACTTCCATAGCAGTGAAGGACATATCGAGCAACAAACCAACACTGTCTGTAAAATGCACAGAGAAAAATATGAACGAGAAGGATGACTTCCATACAAGCTTGGATAAGTTTGATATTCCAAATATCGATGCACATCTAGATGAAATGTCAGTATTCAGGGATGAAGAAGAATACCACAAAAGAGCGATAGACCGGAAGAATCTTGAAGCAGATTATTGGCCTGACAAGGCAATGGACCAACAGAGAACCCAAGAACCAAGCTGCCGTTTATCACTTCAGGAGAAATTTGCTGACTGGGGTTCTTGTATCTCCCATCTGAAGGGTAGCACTCGACGAAACAACCCACCGAGTTGCACTGTAATGCGCGAGGATACACCTTTTGATTCTATTCCAGATATGGATGGATTTCAAACTGTGGGATCAACTGAATGGAGACCTACATCAAAAGTTCGTCCTGTTTTCCACAGACCTGGCAGTGCGTATGACGAGATTCATTGGCAGAATCCTGTTTCAGATATATTTGGCAATAAAACGGAGTTTTCAGACCCATTCCGTGCCACGGACCTTCCGAGCAACATTGATATGTGTACTTTCTTGGGACAGAAGGCAGACAAGAAGAAAGAAGATAATTTTGACTCACTCAAGAAATCAAATGCAGACATATTTCATTCTGTGAGTTCTGTAAACGAAACTGTGGTTGGTCAACACACTACATGTTCTCAGCAGTCTGGCAAGGATTCACGAAGGCAAGGGTTTGATCCTGGTATTGATTTTCAGGAGTCCAGACTACATTCATTCTGGGAAGATGGCCATGTTAGTGATGACACTTTTCAGGGCGATACTGAGCTGAGTAGTCTATTGGCAAGAAAAAATGATGAGAAGAATAAATGCGGGTCTGAGAGGCTCGAGAAGCCAGAAACAAAGACGTCGACACAAAGATCTAAATCTTCTGGAGATTTCAGAAATGAGATGAGTGAAGCTGAAACATGTTCTGATGGCTCGGAAGTGACCAACTATCCTGGGGTGCAGAATGGAACATCAGCAGCAGCAACGCAACTCCCTGCAAACTTGTGTCTTGAGGAAGCCTCAAGAGGAATGTTCCAAATTCATGCTCAAGTTGATTGTGTAAAAACAATGTAAGTAGCGTGCCCTTCAAATATCAGTCTCAACTCATTTCATGGATTTACACGGATACTCTTTTCATTCTCCATTAACAGAGAAAATCCCGGTGTTGAATTTGAAGCTCCATTGCATGTTAGAAACATTATTCATGATGTTGGAGATCATACCAAGGCCAATCCAATGTTCCAGTCTCCTTTCATGGCAGGTCTGTTGTCCATTCCACCATATCCCTTGCTTTAACTCTATAATAACCATTAGAATACAAAAATATGTATTCTCATCGGTGTGTCGTTATATTTGCTGATCTCTAGAGAAGGTGGGGATTGAGAAGAAGGTAATATCAGGCGTGTCACCGAGCAACAGTGATGTTCAGTTTGAGGTTATGCTTGAACATCGTGTTCTCCGACGGTTTTGTGTTCAGAAGATAGTGGTAGAAACACCAATGAAGGACAAGCTAGATAAGGTAAAGGATAAATAGCTCGGTCGTATTCAGGCATATGACGCATCTTTTTCCTCCAAAAAACATATATGCGCTCAAATGGTTATATGTGACATTTCTGTTCCGGGTGAAACTTGATATGCAAATTTACTTGATGCTCGAACCATGTGACAACTCTTGCAAATGCCATTGTCCGCCCTCTGTCAGCAGTTGATTAGCTTCTGAAATTTGTTCTTTTTGATTCAGGTTACGCACTTCAGGACGATGGAGGATGGAACTGTCCTGCGAAGGAGTGTCTAAACAGCTAAAAATAATCTAGTAACACAATCTCTTGTAAGATCCTGTGTAAGTGCCACTGGTGGGGTTCACGAAATCAGCATCGCAATGCGGTGAAGCATGCACAACGTTCGTCCATGTTGCGTGCTTCAACCTGTGATTATTAGGAGATGCCTGTTTCAACATGTAATTGTTAGGGGATGCTTGCCTCAACCTGTGATTATTAGGAGATGACAAATCAGGTGGGTGGGGTGTACCTATAGTCGTTCGACTCCCCTTAAACTGAAGGAGCAAATGCATATCCACTCTAATTAGTGCATACATGTCCAGATTTTTTTTTCTGCGTGCACCTGGCCTGAATCTTGTGGATACTCCGTTTCACTAGATCAAAGGATCATTTGCTCTGTTGATTTTGTTTTTCAGGAATGGGATCTTTTGTTACCTCGACTTCTTAAGAATATCGAGTGTAGCAAGCCAGCAACAGCATATATTCAAGCCTTGCATTTTTCGAAGAGCGAAAAATGAAGAAGAAATTAACTTAATTTCCATTTCGAGTAATAAGAATGTAACAAAAAAAAACATTGTTTGCCTCACGTACCAAAAATAAACAAGCATATAGGAGTACTAAACTTCCCTGCTCACAGCATTTTTTTTATAGATCAATCACGCACAATCATCAAGCCATGCCTGTTCAGAAAAATAAGACCTCGGACTTCAGCTTTCATTTAACATGTTCaaaagtttaagcaattattcatcCACAGGTCTCACTCTAGTCTCGTTTGGCAAAGAACAAAGGGTCGCTGCATACACTTCTTTTTATGGAATGCCATTCAACTGTCTTTGTTGATTAGCAAGAATGGTTACAGTACCACCTATTTCAAGTTGATGGGTTTTTGTTTGTTGTGGATCGTCTGCGTAAAAAAGAAGTGTTACAAAGTTTATCATCGTAGGAAGAATGACACTGTGGGGATCCACGTCCCATACATTTGGGTAGAAACAAAGGGGAGAATTCaggccaaaaaagaaaaagagaaaatttGTTCCTAGGAAGTTCATGAGCAACCTCATTACATTCCCCAGGGAAATGCTCGGTGAAGTTATCTCACCCACCCAAGGGGTGTGGGGGTTAATTTATAGGGAAAGAAGAAATTTGATTGTTACTCTTCAAAACTAACTAGCCCGGAAGTGCCGGAAAAAAAAAATCCTCGGTACTATTAGACACTTCCAAAATTGAGCGGTCAAAGGGAAATACAAGTTCTTAGAAGTGCACAACTAAATTCAACGTGGAACCAAGTAGTAAGAGAAATTCATCATGGGCTGAGGGggcgcgggagggggggggggagggaggttcTAGACACTTTTTCGTATAGAGTGTACCAACCTGCCATAGTCGTGCAAGGGAAGTTTTCACATAAGCTGCCCTAAGAGGTGAGCCTCTCAAAGATCTAAATACCAGAAGGTATCTAAACCAAAAAGTTTGGACAAAGGTAGCTCATCTATACAAAATATAGAACTTGCTCGAAAGTGCTGGAGGGGGTCGACACAATTGTTCTCATAGGGAATCAATACGGAAATGGCTAAGAAGAGATTTTGTTCGGGAGTATTAGACCTATATTGAGACACAAAGCTGAAGCAAATCAAGAGGTGCTTAGAAATGCCAAAAATGTTGCACTCAGAGGTATCAGAGCTAATAAAAATGGTCTCAAAGAAAACAAAACTCAATGGTAGCGGAGAAAAGTTCCTGGCGGTTTTGAAGCAAAGGACTGAGTTCATCAATGAACACTCATCCCTCGGAGGATCATTGGTACCGAGTAGAAATACTCAGAAGTATCGAGGAAGTGAAAAATACATTTGAGTGGAAGGAGTGAAAGTCTCAGGGATTTGATTTAGGATAATACAATAAAGAGCTCAACCCTAGTTAATTTGCATCTTCCCTGCTCGATAACTTGAAGTATATATGGTTGTTCCTTAACTCAAAGTAAAATAAACTTGAAAAGGTATTAGGGCAGTCTCACTGCTCCACCTTTGGACTATATCTTAATCATGATACATAAGCAAAAATCCGATGTGGCATCTTATTCAATGAGGAAAGGAAGGGTTGTCATATCTTATCTCAATATAACTCTTAGCACTAAAAGCAAGATAAGTTATATTTTCTCTCACACAAAACACATTAAATGAGAGCCCTTGTAGATACAACAATAAGATACTAATACAATCTATTAATATATGGTAGATTGTGGGTTGGCACCCCTCAGTTCGTGTCACATGTTTCAACCCGTGATTGTTAATATATGGTAGATCGTTGGTTGGCACCACTCAATCCGAAGGAGGAAAGACATATCCATGTCTACATGGCTAAATGCTTTTACGCGTGCACCGAGCCCGAATCTTGATAATATCTTTGCTATAAGATAAAAGGAACATTTGTGTATGCCCCACTTGATAGTATGGTTGTCCTTAACCCAATGTGAGATAAACTTGAAATTGTATTAGGGTAGTCTCAGTGGTCCACCATGGATTATATCTTAATCATGACATATAAGCAAAAATCCATGTGTCATCTTATTTAATGAGAAAAGAGAATGTTGTCATATATTAATTTTGAATAACTCTTAGCACTAAAACCAAGACAAGTTATACCTTTTGCTCGCAGAACACACTAAATAAAAACTCTTGTAGATACAACAATATGACACTAGTACAACCTGTTATCTAAGTTCGTATTTAATGTATGTCATATACTAGCCAAAAGATATAGTGTGTTGGTAGTGTCCTTAGTCCTTTTAGCTGCCTTGTCATTAATTGGAAAATCCAACAGGGATATAAGACGCACTTTCAAGCTTTCATGCATGTCACATGTTTCCGCATGTGATTGTTAAGATATGGTAGATTGCAGGTTGGCCCTCCTCAATCTGATGGAGGGAAGACATATCCATGTATACGTGCCTGGATGCTTTTTCGTGTGCACCAAGCCTGAATATttgatactccctcctttccgatttataaggctcaattcaaaaatctcaccaaccaaggtggaTGATGAGtgatggaatattttttgtagtttgcaaaagcacccaattaatgctcttgttttcttcaaaaaattatgtttacgaatgcattaattgcaatacatgcatgcataaagtgcatgcattggtcagttttctcttaatacttgcatgcaatgatttaatgcaccttgaagtctgaacatgtgatgaggaacaaccaaattgagccttataaaatggaaaaactaaaattttgagataagccctataaaccggaaaggagggagtaatatCTCCCACTTGATAGTATGGTTGTCCTTAACCCAATGTGAGATAATTTTGAAAAGGTACTCCCTCCCTTGTGATTTAGAGGGTCTATCTCAATTTTTTTTGTTAGCCTCATTTTTATTGATCCCCATCAAATGTTCAAATTTTGAGGCACATTAAATCGTTGCATGCAAGGAGAGAAAACTCATTAGTGCATGTAAGGCCCtccccaatgctccaccttgtacatgTGCTAAGGCTGCCATGTAGGCAAAAAATTTGATGTGGCAAGGTAATAAAGAGGAGAGAGGtgagtttggtgaccccaggaaaaaCCAATGCCAAGCACGCGAACCTAGGAAAAAGCAATTAAATGAAAGAAATCCACCAATGCATGGAATAGTTTAGTTGCTAATACATTAAATAAGGGGAGCTTAGCACCAACAAGTGAAGCACCTATGTGTTGTGGACATTAGTTGCTAAACTTTTTAATATGCTTAACGCCTtatctaagcacctatgcattggaagTGGCCTAAAAGATCTTGGTCGTCACTCATGCATGCGTTGCAATTAATCCATCGGCAAACATGATTTTTTTGACTAAAACGAGAACACTAATTGAGTATTTTTGCAAACTAAAAAAATCATTCGATCACTCACCATCTGCCTTGGTTAGGGTAGCCTCATTGCTCCACCTTGGACTATATCTTaatcatgccacataagcaaaaattggATGTGTCTTcttatttaatgaggaaagagggtgttgtcaTATTTTATCTCGGTATAAAGCACTAAAACCAAGACAAGTTATATTTCTCTCTCGCAAAACACATTAAATGAGAGATCTTGTAGAAACAACGATAAGGGCACTCCCAATGCTTGGCTCTTGACAAGTTATCATAGGCAAAATGCTGATGTGGCACTATAATTAAAGAAGAAAGAGAGTGCAGTTGTATCTCAGCTAAGGCTgcccgtaatgggagtatcataggtagtatcatgtgtGCCAActtatcatatcatgatactgtatcatattaaatgatgtgctactttgtgtcatgcatggcaataaatgtagtCCTCTATGATATCAacatatgatactccctccgtcacagtatacaagtcctacgcgtatatctAGGTCGTCaattttatcatcctaatataaactatataacacaaaaattataccttttgaaagtagaacatttgaagtttatattggtatattttttgtaatatatgacttgtattaggttggtcaaattgacgacctagaggTACgcacacgccctgtaaactgagagagagggagtactaTGCATTACAGATATAGTATCATGGACTAGTATCAtatacatgatactagtatatgatactccccattacaaccagcctaagatACGACTCTTAGCTCATTTTTTTCTGCGCAGTGTAATTAATGCTCTGATCTTTTGTGGCATATCTCcttatttttctctttctttcttcttccCATAACTAGACCACAATGCTGAGATGAAGAAATGATCCTTAATAAACTAATTAAATGCAATATCACTTAGATACGACTCCAAAGATACAATACATTGTGGTGATTTTTTCTCTCTCTACCTAGAATGGTGGGTTAAGATACAATGCATTGGGCCGCTAAAAAAGATAGTACAATGCATTTAGGAGAGCCCAATCTGTACAATCTGTAGCTAAGTTCATATTTAATGCATATGATTATGTCTCAAAAAAAAATTAACGCATATGATATATAGCCTTTGGACTGTTCTTAGTTCTTTTAATTGCCCTATCATTAATTACCAAATCCAATAGGGGTATAAGACGCACTTTCAAAGGTAGATCGTGTGTTGGCACCCCtcaaaccagaggaagaaagacctATCCATGTCTACGTGTCTGCTTTTCTCGCGTGCAGCGAACTGCGAACCTGAATCTTGATAACATTTCTGTTCTATGTAAGATAAGAAGATCAGTTGCTCTGTTGATTTGTTACTGATGAATTTCTGTTGTAATTTCCTGAATTTTGGTTGTGGTCTGTTTATAGGTATGCCAAATGTAGCACGCCTGTCTGTCATGTCTGAAGTTCAACATTCCCAATGATTCCCACTCGCGCAAGACATTGTGGATATTTGCTCTCCCAATGAATAAGCATTACAATGCACACATTCAGGTCACACTGAAGAGTCTAATGAGACCCTGTACCTGAATACTTCTATTTGTGTTGTTCTTCAGCCAGAACTATACCTAGCTCTGCAATCATCTGTAATTCATAATCATAAATCAAACTAGACCTAGCTCACCCGCTGTCATTTGCTCTGTGCTAAACAATCTCAGTAAACACATTTCCTACTTGTTGAAGAGCCACTTGAGTCCAAGCTTCGGGAGCCCGAGCCACTCGCCGAGAGCTGGAGGATCCACAAATTTCAGGCTAATCTTGGAGATCCACTCGAAGAGAGGAGGCCCCAAGAACCTGACGAATTTCTTCGCCAAGAAGCATCTCCATGATCCGCAGCTCGCGCTCGGTATCAAGAACCCGGCCTGCAAGAAGGAGCACGCACGATTCGGTCAGAACTCTGAACCAGATTcagatgatgttcttggttctTGCAGTCACCAATGCAGGAGAAGAGCATGGCCGTTTACAGATCGCAGCACGAGCCAGGAGTGCAGGGGTGTAGCGACGTACCACGAGGCGAAGCGCCGCGACGGAAGCCGCGGCGACGGCGAGCGCGGCGACGGAGCACAGCGCCACCGTCGTCGCCGGCCGCATCAAAGCTCGATCCTTCTGCTCGCAAAGAGGAACAAGAATGTCAGACTAAGCAACTGGATACACTAACCGAGTAATTAGAGCCATTATCTTGGACGAACCAGCAGAGAGGGGATCGCCTGAGAGCGAGAACCCGGCTTGGCCaccgcggcggcgcgcggcggcttCTTGCGGCGCCAAATGCAGGGGAGCCCGGTCCGCAGGGAGCGGAGGAGCTTGAGGCCGCGCGGCTTCTTGTCGGGATctgcgggcgcgggcgcgggcgcgcgGCCGCACTGGGAGGTGacggcgaggcggaggcggcggcggaggcggaggaggaaggagaggcgctCGCCGCCGTGGCCCCAGCCGGGGAGAATGTTCTCTGCGGCGGCGCGGATCTCCAGCCCGCCGCGGTAAGTAAGGCACGCGGTGACCGACCACGTCGCCGGCGGCGACGCCATTGCGGGGTGGTTCGAAGTTCGAACGCTCTCTCTCCCTGTGTGACTCTGACCGGTGGTGCCCTCGCTCGCTCGCTCAGATGGAGCGTGAAGAGTAGTTGGGCCCGGACACGAAAACGACCCCAGAGTTTTTTTTAGGGAAACGAACTGATTCTCAAAAAAAAGTTCGAAAAGAACTGATTTCTCTCAAAACAAAAGTTCGAAAAGAACCGAGGCGTATTTAACTTATATTTTATTTTTTGTGGAAAAATGCTGTATATTCATTATTTTAGAGAAAATCGGGTgtattattcttattcaggaattaTTATTATTAAACATCATGAACATTTCTAAAATTTCCaacattttaaaattcatgaacatttataaAATTCATGTCATTTTTCATTGAGAAACCGACAAAAAACAGGCTGAAATATAATGAGCGAAACCGGCTGAAAACCGACGAGGTGACTGACCACATTGGCGACCCCATTGCAGGGTGGCTCGAAGTTCCAACGCTTTCTCTCCCTCTGTGACCGGTGCCTTCACTCGCTCAGATGGAGCATGAAGAATAGTTTGGCCCGGACACGAAAACGACCCCAAAGTTCGAAAAGAACTCGAGGCTATTTTCCTTATATTTTATTTTTTGGAAAAGTGGTGTATTAATTATCCTAGGAAAAACTGGTGTAATAATTTTTTACTATATTTATTATCCTCGGCAAAACAAATTGTCATTAAAAACGTTTGATTTTTCATGGTCAAAAATCCGAGTGAGATTTGTAGTGAAGTCTTGTTTGTTGAAATATTTTTCTTGTGTCTTTTTGCTGCAGTAAATCTTCACCCACTGAATTTTTTAGGACACGAGGGCATCAGCTGCACATGTTTAGGTATGATGTGCGCATCCAGTTATTTAGAATCCACCATGCACTTGATCCATTCAGTCATGTCTTGAGCCAACCTTGCAATCTTATTAANNNNNNNNNNNNNNNNNNNNNNNNNNNNNNNNNNNNNNNNNNNNNNNNNNNNNNNNNNNNNNNNNNNNNNNNNNNNNNNNNNNNNNNNNNNNNNNNNNNNNNNNNNNNNNNNNNNNNNNNNNNNNNNNNNNNNNNNNNNNNNNNNNNNNNNNNNNNNNNNNNNNNNNNNNNNNNNNNNNNNNNNNNNNNNNNNNNNNNNNNNNNNNNNNNNNNNNNNNNNNNNNNNNNNNNNNNNNNNNNNNNNNNNNNNNNNNNNNNNNNNNNNNNNNNNNNNNNNNNNNNNNNNNNNNATCATGCAGAAAAACCTCTACCAGCCACGCCTCCAGAGGTACATGTATGTATCATACCATATGGAACCAACTTTTTGAACAATTTTTTTAGATGCGTTGCAAACATTGGAACAATGCCAGGATTGAGGCAGAGTACAAAGTTCTCTAGCACAAGGGCATAATCCGAGCCGAGAAGGACAACGTCAATGTGCGATTATTGCTGATGTTGTACACGGATTTTGGATCAAGATGATCTGGTTGTTCTTGATCATCAGGATTGGTGAACCTGGGATGTGTTCtgtttttctcttctttctctgaggTGTAGCGGAGGTCTGTATGGGTTGGCCAACATCTGGATTTTAACCCATCCGGCATTTTGAGCTACTTCTGGTTAGAATGGTCCAGTAGTTCATCGCTGTTGCACATGAGGATTCAGGTTGTGACTTTTGATCAGCACGGCTTCGGTTAAGGAGTCCAGACTTTGAAAGCTTCAGTAAAGTCTGCTCCATTTTGAGCTACCTCTGGTTAAAATGGTCCAGTAGTTCATCAGTTCTTGCCCTTGCACAGAAGGATTCAGGTTCTGAACTTGATCAGCAGGGTTTCGGTTCTCTATTGTGAACAATGTTATATGTGTCAGCAAAACAATCCTATATTTATTTCTATATAGGTCCAGCAAAGCGTTGTGCCTTTCCCTTTTGGGCAAAAATCAACTAATGTGTAATAGCTTGGGCAGTGCACTATtatgacatactccctccgttcctaaatataaatctttgtagagattttaatatgg
The Triticum dicoccoides isolate Atlit2015 ecotype Zavitan chromosome 3A, WEW_v2.0, whole genome shotgun sequence genome window above contains:
- the LOC119267121 gene encoding uncharacterized protein LOC119267121 isoform X4; the protein is MLQWTGGSRRQVYASRKSTQSRQRQYFEQKKRQQQTAGLQNQDGVDGAGGQAVGDQAPRSLDILSLNNLAAPVNHRNGPENAGSVLPNLDNANFSASPLEALKKITSSYNIDPKETSSQPRLSSPVGHQDVAAAVNPHEDPLAHPSNNYGAKKRNQNVDLNSGEISLIDLVRYEGSKDKSTAQPARESHVSFSVKGLGHVKMETPLQSPRFTKRTLPLPPKASRYTQNKSRRSIPFDTTKGLDSLMYGISMMRERSTSNKMGSLVDESSYVRRANCYNSNDNLYRGDEDMFCNPQAPKGWQANCSRRYDSLPDVNSDKLWNIESFNSDDHFPTPRAEHFDTVDYGFKERYSPERRNSTRTSIRFETSGHDLFSDQSLLDDDNDMLQFDWERQPSSKKIHSTNITFGPSAWSSDMVDDDSEKRKSPLSEESSSCAAAVKDISSNKPTLSVKCTEKNMNEKDDFHTSLDKFDIPNIDAHLDEMSVFRDEEEYHKRAIDRKNLEADYWPDKAMDQQRTQEPSCRLSLQEKFADWGSCISHLKGSTRRNNPPSCTVMREDTPFDSIPDMDGFQTVGSTEWRPTSKVRPVFHRPGSAYDEIHWQNPVSDIFGNKTEFSDPFRATDLPSNIDMCTFLGQKADKKKEDNFDSLKKSNADIFHSVSSVNETVVGQHTTCSQQSGKDSRRQGFDPGIDFQESRLHSFWEDGHVSDDTFQGDTELSSLLARKNDEKNKCGSERLEKPETKTSTQRSKSSGDFRNEMSEAETCSDGSEVTNYPGVQNGTSAAATQLPANLCLEEASRGMFQIHAQVDCVKTIENPGVEFEAPLHVRNIIHDVGDHTKANPMFQSPFMAGGD
- the LOC119267121 gene encoding uncharacterized protein LOC119267121 isoform X1; protein product: MLQWTGGSRRQVYASRKSTQSRQRQYFEQKKRQQQTAGLQNQDGVDGAGGQAVGDQAPRSLDILSLNNLAAPVNHRNGPENAGSVLPNLDNANFSASPLEALKKITSSYNIDPKETSSQPRLSSPVGHQDVAAAVNPHEDPLAHPSNNYGAKKRNQNVDLNSGEISLIDLVRYEGSKDKSTAQPARESHVSFSVKGLGHVKMETPLQSPRFTKRTLPLPPKASRYTQNKSRRSIPFDTTKGLDSLMYGISMMRERSTSNKMGSLVDESSYVRRANCYNSNDNLYRGDEDMFCNPQAPKGWQANCSRRYDSLPDVNSDKLWNIESFNSDDHFPTPRAEHFDTVDYGFKERYSPERRNSTRTSIRFETSGHDLFSDQSLLDDDNDMLQFDWERQPSSKKIHSTNITFGPSAWSSDMVDDDSEKRKSPLSEESSSCAAAVKDISSNKPTLSVKCTEKNMNEKDDFHTSLDKFDIPNIDAHLDEMSVFRDEEEYHKRAIDRKNLEADYWPDKAMDQQRTQEPSCRLSLQEKFADWGSCISHLKGSTRRNNPPSCTVMREDTPFDSIPDMDGFQTVGSTEWRPTSKVRPVFHRPGSAYDEIHWQNPVSDIFGNKTEFSDPFRATDLPSNIDMCTFLGQKADKKKEDNFDSLKKSNADIFHSVSSVNETVVGQHTTCSQQSGKDSRRQGFDPGIDFQESRLHSFWEDGHVSDDTFQGDTELSSLLARKNDEKNKCGSERLEKPETKTSTQRSKSSGDFRNEMSEAETCSDGSEVTNYPGVQNGTSAAATQLPANLCLEEASRGMFQIHAQVDCVKTIENPGVEFEAPLHVRNIIHDVGDHTKANPMFQSPFMAEKVGIEKKVISGVSPSNSDVQFEVMLEHRVLRRFCVQKIVVETPMKDKLDKVTHFRTMEDGTVLRRSV
- the LOC119267121 gene encoding uncharacterized protein LOC119267121 isoform X2 is translated as MLQWTGGSRRQVYASRKSTQSRQRQYFEQKKRQQQTAGLQNQDGVDGAGGQAVGDQAPRSLDILSLNNLAAPVNHRNGPENAGSVLPNLDNANFSASPLEALKKITSSYNIDPKETSSQPRLSSPVGHQDVAAAVNPHEDPLAHPSNNYGAKKRNQNVDLNSGEISLIDLVRYEGSKDKSTAQPARESHVSFSVKGLGHVKMETPLQSPRFTKRTLPLPPKASRYTQNKSRRSIPFDTTKGLDSLMYGISMMRERSTSNKMGSLVDESSYVRRANCYNSNDNLYRGDEDMFCNPQAPKGWQANCSRRYDSLPDVNSDKLWNIESFNSDDHFPTPRAEHFDTVDYGFKERYSPERRNSTRTSIRFETSGHDLFSDQSLLDDDNDMLQFDWERQPSSKKIHSTNITFGPSAWSSDMVDDDSEKRKSPLSEESSSCAAVKDISSNKPTLSVKCTEKNMNEKDDFHTSLDKFDIPNIDAHLDEMSVFRDEEEYHKRAIDRKNLEADYWPDKAMDQQRTQEPSCRLSLQEKFADWGSCISHLKGSTRRNNPPSCTVMREDTPFDSIPDMDGFQTVGSTEWRPTSKVRPVFHRPGSAYDEIHWQNPVSDIFGNKTEFSDPFRATDLPSNIDMCTFLGQKADKKKEDNFDSLKKSNADIFHSVSSVNETVVGQHTTCSQQSGKDSRRQGFDPGIDFQESRLHSFWEDGHVSDDTFQGDTELSSLLARKNDEKNKCGSERLEKPETKTSTQRSKSSGDFRNEMSEAETCSDGSEVTNYPGVQNGTSAAATQLPANLCLEEASRGMFQIHAQVDCVKTIENPGVEFEAPLHVRNIIHDVGDHTKANPMFQSPFMAEKVGIEKKVISGVSPSNSDVQFEVMLEHRVLRRFCVQKIVVETPMKDKLDKVTHFRTMEDGTVLRRSV